GGCCACCGCATTTCCCTGGGGAGGAAAGAGCTTTCAAGCGCTGACGCGCGACACGGGCACGGGCATCAACCGGGTGCACCTTTTCGGGCGGCACCAGCTGTTTCCCTTCCACACACGCGTTGACCGCTCGCGGATCGACGGCGCGCCAGCGGTGTTCCTCGACTACGATCTGGCCGACAATCCCGGCTTGATTCGCAAGATCCACGACGAGATCCGCGAAGTCTCGCCAGGCCTTTTCCTTGGCCCGGCCATGTGGAAGCGCCGCGGCGACGAAGCTTTGGTGCTCTGGTTTGCCTTGGACACGCGCGAGCAGGCGCAGGCCATCGGCGATGTCTGAGTTTGGGCACCTGTTGGTCACCGGTGCAGCTGGGGCCATCGGCTCTGCGCTCGCCCACGCCCTCGCCAAGCGCTACCCAAATGCGACGCTGACCCTCGTCGACGTCGACGCGACTCGACTCGGAGACGCCACCCACGCACTCGGTCACCGCGCCGCCGCGGCGTGCTGGGATCTATCTGAACCGAATGCCCTCGCTGCACAGCTCCGTGACGCAGTCGAGGCGCGGGGCCCCGTGGACATCCTGGTGAACTGCGCCGGAATCATGGAGGTGCAGCGGCTGAGCACCATGCCCTGGGACACGGCCAGCAAAGTGCTGACGGTGGATCTCGTGAGCCCGCTACGCCTGATGCAGCTCGTCGTGCCCGACATGGCGGAGCGCGGCAGTGGCATCGTGATCAATGTGAGCAGTCTCGCAGGCGTCACGCCGCTGCGCGGTTGCAGCTACTACGGCGCGGCCAAAGCTGGCCTCGCGCAAGCGAGCGAGATCGCACGCATGGAGCTGGGCGCCCAGGGCGTGCAGGTACTCACCGTCTATCCCGGACCGGTGAGTTCCGATCTCGAGCGACGGGCGCGCGACCAATACCGCCCCTCCGCCGCGCGCGAGCGGATCCCCACGGGCACGCCGACGGGACTTGCCGCTGCGGTGATCCGCGCTCTCGACCGCGGCGCACCCCGGGTCGTCTACCCGCAGCTCTTCGCGCCCGCGCGTCACGTGCCGACCCTGTCCGCAAAGGTCAGCGAGTGGCTCGGCCCCGAGCCCACCCTGTGAAAACGACCCGGGTTGAAACGACCCGGGTTGAAACGACCCGGGTTGCTGCGCTCCTGCTGCGTGCGCCACCGGAGGAAATCCCACGATCTCACGCACGAACGCAACGGGCGGGAGGCGGTTCGCCGCGGCGCCGAGGGTCGAGACCCAACCCACAAGACCTTGACACTCAGCCAAGAGTGAATACTATTCACTTTAGTGATGGACGTTCACTCCGAGACTCGGCGCCGTAGCCGCAAGGCCGAGCGCCGGGCGCGGCTACTCGAGGGGGCTCGCAAGATCGTCGCCGAGGAGGGCGTCGACGCGCTGACCCTGGGGCGCCTCGCGCGCGACTTCGATCTCGTGCCGGCGGCGCTCTATCGCTACTTCGCGTCGAAGGATGCGCTGATCGCGGAACTGCAGCGCCACACGCTCGAAGCGCTGCACCCCCGCTTCCTCGCCGCAGTGACCCCCCCGGACGCGCCGAACGGCGTGCCCGCTCCGAACGGCGCACCGAACGGCAAGACCGCACCGAACCACGAGACCGCACCGAACCACGAGCGCGCTGCGAACCACGATGCGCTCGCTGCGCTGTTGCGCGCGGGCGACTTCTACCTCGCGCTGCCGCAGACGGACCCTGAGGCATATCGCCTGATCACCGCCCTGATCGGCGATCCGCGGCCGCTGGTCTCGGACGCCGAAGCGCGCGTGACCGCGCCCGCACTGATGGCGTTTCTCAACGACGTGCAACAGTTGCTCGCCCGCGCGCGACGCGAGGGCACCCTCACCCCCGGAAGCGACATGCAGCGCGCACTCGTGCTGTGGGCATCGCTACAAGGAGTGTGTCAGCTCGGCAAGCTGGCGCGCTTCGATCGAGCCACCTTCGACGTGACGGCCCTCGGCCGCCATAGCCTGGACACGCTACTGATGGGCTGGGGGGCGACGCACGAAGCGCTCGCCAGCACGCGCACGCACTCGTGCGCAGAAAGCTAGAGGACGCCATGTTGATGTCACCCGTCGCCTTCGCTTTGGGCGCTGCCACCTGGAGCTTCGCCGAATACAGCCTGCATCGCTTCGTCGGCCACGGACCGCGCGCGAGCAAACGCGGCGGCTCCCGCGGTCTGCTCGACGGAGATTTCGGCAGCGAGCACCAGGCGCACCACAGCGACACGCGCTACTTCACGCCCACCGCACACAAGGCGCGAGCCGCCGCCCT
The nucleotide sequence above comes from Polyangiaceae bacterium. Encoded proteins:
- a CDS encoding SDR family NAD(P)-dependent oxidoreductase, producing MSEFGHLLVTGAAGAIGSALAHALAKRYPNATLTLVDVDATRLGDATHALGHRAAAACWDLSEPNALAAQLRDAVEARGPVDILVNCAGIMEVQRLSTMPWDTASKVLTVDLVSPLRLMQLVVPDMAERGSGIVINVSSLAGVTPLRGCSYYGAAKAGLAQASEIARMELGAQGVQVLTVYPGPVSSDLERRARDQYRPSAARERIPTGTPTGLAAAVIRALDRGAPRVVYPQLFAPARHVPTLSAKVSEWLGPEPTL
- a CDS encoding helix-turn-helix domain-containing protein; protein product: MDVHSETRRRSRKAERRARLLEGARKIVAEEGVDALTLGRLARDFDLVPAALYRYFASKDALIAELQRHTLEALHPRFLAAVTPPDAPNGVPAPNGAPNGKTAPNHETAPNHERAANHDALAALLRAGDFYLALPQTDPEAYRLITALIGDPRPLVSDAEARVTAPALMAFLNDVQQLLARARREGTLTPGSDMQRALVLWASLQGVCQLGKLARFDRATFDVTALGRHSLDTLLMGWGATHEALASTRTHSCAES